Proteins found in one Pieris napi chromosome 6, ilPieNapi1.2, whole genome shotgun sequence genomic segment:
- the LOC125050045 gene encoding uncharacterized protein LOC125050045 — MLKKLLIINFLAVLCDASRQRRYLVYPDGGPARAQLIIGLGVPVDLKEASVTVGTVIKFQYDLPTNSSEYTSRIYGFADTVSRDMDGDDKEEVKQENNDGREISENDLNEDNDTLVDITFNDRRRRALLYSEGNVINDNDMKTELPLDEAIRRQELIDQHNLQDEEPPRMNRWDLYKIIEHMIARYGYSGRPCLLRTICEAAEVPFTYENGLLGEIGHILFTPSSTKDTLSHHTDNEYHAAERLGRSIRDVGNCESLFPECESSVLDTFTEIGMDTLHKFGLY, encoded by the exons atgttaaaaaagttGCTTATAATCAATTTCCTAGCCGTGTTATGCGACGCGTCGCGCCAAAGAAGATACTTGGTTTATCCAGACGGAGGACCCGCCAGGGCTCAG TTAATTATAGGTCTCGGTGTACCTGTTGACTTAAAAGAAGCGTCAGTTACAGTTGGTACcgtaataaaatttcaatatgATTTACCGACAAACAGCTCAGAATATACGAGTCGCATATATGGATTTGCTGATACTGTATCGAGAGACATGGATGGTGATGACAAAGAAGAAGtaaaacaagaaaataatGATGGTAGAGAAATATCTGAGAatgatttaaatgaagatAATGATACACTGGTAGATATAACATTCAACGATAGGCGACGGAGAGCTCTTCTATATAGCGaaggaaatgtaattaatgATAATGATATGAAAACGGAACTTCCCTTAGATGAAGCTATAAGGAGACAAGAGTTAATTGATCAACATAACCTTCAAGACGAAGAACCGCCGAGGATGAACAGATGGGatctgtataaaattattgagcATATGATAGCAAG ATACGGCTATTCAGGTAGGCCATGCTTGCTGCGAACCATATGTGAGGCGGCGGAGGTGCCTTTTACCTATGAAAACGGTTTGCTCGGCGAAATTGGCCATATTTTATTCAC ACCATCAAGTACCAAGGATACTCTATCGCATCACACAGATAACGAGTACCATGCAGCAGAGAGACTCGGTCGATCTATAAGAGATGTGGGGAACTGTGAGAGTTTGTTCCCTGAGTGTGAATCTTCTGTCTTGGACACATTCACAGAAATCGGAATGGACACACTGCATAAATTTggactatattaa